The Oreochromis aureus strain Israel breed Guangdong linkage group 15, ZZ_aureus, whole genome shotgun sequence genome contains the following window.
tGTGTAGTTAAGATATCTGTTCCAGTCATGTTTTTGGGAATGGAATAGCTCAGTTTTCACAGGTGCCTGCCAGCTATAACGTTTTGATATAAATACTGTTAGAACGATATAAATACAGTGGCAAGAAAAAGTAAGTGAACCCTTTGGAATTTGTCTTAAAATCAGATCAGATCTTCATCTGAGTTACAATTATAAAcaaaccagatttttttttctgctttttttaattttgtattgAAATTGCACACGTACACAATTATTTTTACATATATCATGGCGCATTTTGACTAGGCTATGTTAGAAAATGGTAAACATCTCCCTTCACGAATACCAGCTATAAATCATTCCTGGTTAGGACAGTAAGGACTGATTTAGAGTAATGCAGCGAGTGTTTGTAGAGCCTGTGGTGTAACTTGTGTAAGTGGCCGACTTCATTGGCGGCATTTACGCTTGTGTGAAATACATTCTGTGCTGATTACCTCGTGGTTATGTCCTGGTCATTTCTATGCGGAGTCATCCAATAGAAACCAATTAACTGGtggggctttttttttccctgtctttGATTCCCACTCGCTGCATTTCCTCACATCTATTCTGATAGGTTCAACAACCTGCCTGCAGGAATTTACTGACATTTGTGAATCCTTACATTGATGCTATGATCATTATTCCTCATATTGAAGTGATGACAGTTATTCTCTCACTGATGAATTAAGAAACTGCAGCAGAAAGGCATCTGGACATGCACAGGAAGAATCGGCAGTACTGAACAGGCCAATCACAATCGTTGTGGGCTGCGTGGACATGATGGGTAGTTAAATCGCTGGTTAGAATGCCACTGCTGCCCATAAAACCTTGCCTGATATTTGCTAAAGGAGTACTTTGATCCTTCACAGCACTACTGCAATACTGAATGATGTAGCTAAACTGCAAAGTAAAGCCTGCGCTTCCTTTGCCTGAGTTCAAATTATTCTTCATTTATCTCATTTGTCCCTTTTATCCAACATTTATCTGATTGGTTGTCCCTCGTAAACGGAAGGTTAGAACAGCAGGTGAATGGAGCTGCTGAGCTTGCAGCCAAATATGTGTGCATAAGATGAACATATTAAGCACATCTGCTCTAAGTGACCTCACACAGAGCTAAGAGtaggggaaaaaatgaaattaaccATTTAGAACAGTCTGAATCCTTACTTAATAACCGTAGCTGATTATTTGAAACAGCCATGTTTATTATGAGCATTGACCATTGTGCCCATTCACATATGGCTGAAAATGAGCTAAAGTATAATAGGTTCCTGTTACAAGAAGGTCTAACGGTTCAGTCAGAGCCCAGTTTCTTAATCTAATAGAGGTGCTGAAGAATGAGCTCGAGGATAATTCACACCAGAGATTCATTTCTGACAACATGGCTGAAGTCAGACGATTCTAGAAGAATGAGTCAAACTTCCTCCTGATTGTAGCTGCAGAAAACCTTTGAGATCACTGCTGTCACAGGAGGTTCAGTCACTTGTCAAATCCAAGGGTTCCCTTACTTTTTCTACCAGCAATCTAAAGTTTTAACAAAGACATAAGAGATTGTTTGGGTCAAACATCACGTTTGTGTTACTTGTGACTCAGATGAAGATCAAATCAGATTTTCTGACCAGTGAACGCAGAAGAACATGTAATTCCACGGGTTCACTTCGCTTGCCACTGTATTTGATTACGACTTTTCGTTCAGATCATTCAGTGTCTCAGCCAATCATGGTGCAGCGACGGCCAGGCCAGGGTTTCCATGGGAATGGTGATGCCAATTCTGTGCTTTCACCTCGCTCAGAAGGCGGAGGTCTCGGCGTGAGCATGGTGGAGTACGTCCTGAGTTCGTCCCCTGGTGACAAGATGGATGGCCGCTACAGGAATGGTGGCTATGTAAGCCAGACTTTTGCATCTCATCGATCTTACCAAAAGTGGAGTTTGGATTTCTTTGTCtaattgtttttctgtctgtcgTATTTACACAGGGTGCAGGAGATGCTGACCAAGATGGGAGAGAGAAAAGTGATGCGCAAGAGAAGGTGTCGCCTTTTGAAGAGGACAAAAGCCCTGAGATGAAGGTGGGAGAGGAGAGTGATCCTACTAAAGCCAATGGAAGAGGTCTGCTGAACGGCATGGACAGAGACTGTAAAGACTTCAAGTAGGTTTTCCTTTTACAGTGATACAAGTTAACCAGTagaaaatgggtttaaaaaaattaagtgaCTTATGTGGCCATCTTTTAAATAACTGTATCTCTGATATATGTGCAGATGTTTAGCCTTTCAgttcaaaattaaatataaaatatcagACTGTGTAAATATGAACATTTATAGGTTGATTTGAGGGTTTTTAGACTTTGGTTTCACCCCAAAGTAACAGTTGTGTATAAATATGGCGGTCCTTCTTAAACTTaacttggtttttttttttttttttttttagcccaaCTCCTGGAAGCCGTCAAGCTTCTCCCACTGAGGCTGTGGAGAGGATGGGTCCCAGTCAGACAGGTTTGGAGATGATGGGGCAGCACCACCACCCTCATGTTCTCCAACAGCAGAACCCCTCCCAAAACAAGGTCCAAGCTGAGGATTTCCAGAACCAGGAGGCCCAGAACATGGGCGGTATGGAGCAGCAAGCTGGTGTGGAGTCCTTACAGTTTGACTATGCTGGTAATCAGATTCAGGTGGACTCTTCAGGGACTCCAGTTGGATTGTTTGACTACAACTCTCAGCAGCAGGTCTGTTAAATTCACAAAATCTGGTTGGTAGTTTGCTCAGCAGGTTGCGAGcagtttgttgatttttttttttgatttttttttttgatttttttctccccagtTGTTCCAGAGGTCTAATCCATTGACTGTTCAACAGCTCACTGCAGCTCAGCAGCAACAATATGCACTGGCTGCAGCCCAGCAGCAGCATCTTGGTGAGACAGACTTTGTTCTCCTCAGATTCTTTTGCAGTATTGTTTAACTGCTTTGTCTCTCAGGTTGTCTCTGTTTGAGTTGCATAGACTTTTGAATGAGAATTATATTGCTGTTCTTCCTCATATTACTCAGCTGGCCTTGCTCCTGCGTTTGTGCCAAACCCTTACATCATTAATGCTGCCCCACCTGGAGCTGATCCCTACACTGCTGCTGGgttggcagcagcagcaacgctTGCAGGTGATCACATGGCACATGTTCATCCGCAAGTTCTCATTGATATCCAAcagatcattattattttatttttcttttactcttCATTATCTTCTGCCCAGATCCAATGTATAACTTcagaagtgttttttttctctcccccctCCCCAGGCCCCACAGTTGTTCCACCACAGTACTACGGCGTCCCTTGGGGTGTGTACCCAGCTAATCTtttccagcagcagcctgcATCTACTGCCAATCACTCGGCCAATCAGCAAGCATCCAGTCAAGGGCCAGGGCCAGGGCAACCACAGGTAGGAATAATTTCTTTAACCAGTATTAATTCCCTACCTTATTCGCCTCGTATGATTGTATGAAAAATGTGCTTCAGGATGCGGTTTCAGTCATCTGTCTGTGACCAGTTATCGTGTGCAGAATGTTTATGACGACAGGATTACCCTGAAAATGAGTCATCCATGAAGACCTGCTGTTAAAATTTAGAAAAGTTAAAAGTGGGCAGGGCTTCGGTGGCGTAGCTCCATCAGTTGTGCATTTGATTCAGAAATGTTCTGGGGTTGGTTGTATATGTTTCCGAGCAACTCGTGACGTCTGATCAAACCAAACAGTTGTGGTAAAACACGTTAGCTATATTTTAGCTGTTCCTCATTTAGtcacttgtttattttttgttgtgaCGACAAGTTGAGATTGCTTCCCTTCCCAGTGccagtaacagtatttttttttatttttttttttttttaaccgttTCTGCCAGGTGATGCGCACTGGAACCAACCAGCGACCTCTTACACCTGGGCAAGGCCAGCAGAGCCAGCAGGAATCCctagctgcagcagctgctgcaaaCCCTGCATTGGCATACACAGGAATGCCTGGTTGGTCTACCATTTCATACTTATGCTATACTGCAATGTAGCCAAAGACACTGACaaccaaatacattttttttttttttcctttgttggtTCACATTAAGTGTACACAGTGTggaagtagtagtagtagtagtagtagtagtagtagtaacaaaacactgaaacagtGTTTCTAACAACACTCTAAGTATGTTGTGTAGTAGTAGTAAACTGTAATTACTAACTATCTcctctttgtgtgtcttttttcttcCTCAGGTTATCAGGTTTTGGCCCCTGCAGCTTACTATGACCAGACTGGAGCTTTGGTAATGGGCCCTGGTGCCCGCACCAGTCTGGGTGGGCCTGTTCGTCTAGTCCAAACCCCACTTCTTATCAACCATGCAGCGGCGCAGGCTggtaagaattttttttttttttgttttaattaaggAATTCTTTTCTCTCCGGTGTCACCAGCTGTTTGCTCAGAGGGGATCTGTGGATGGTTTGGTTCCTGTTGTAGGGTTTTTACATTGCATTCAAGTGCCTTGGGGTAACTGTTGatatttggcactatataactCAAATTTAGCTAATCTAATTGCATTAGAGATCATTATTTGGAATTCGGTGACTGTACCAACTGTTATTTTATCTGATTCAAATCTCAAAAAAGGTCTCTCTCATCTCCTGTGgactattttttttccactgacaCCTTCTTCAAAAACCAAATGTGACGTTGATCAGATAAGCAGATCTCATAGTTTGGTTTATATTTGTTCTGTTAGCAGTGTTTGTCTCCTGCAGTTACCACTGCTGTCTCCACTCTGTGTGTGGGGAGGACACACACCGAGCAATGTTTCATTTGGCTATTTTTGTGAATAAATTCATTGCTTTAATACGTTCCCAAGCCTCTTACCCCGAGTTTAATCACCACACATAAGcagtaacatttaaatatagGTGGAAAAAATGATTCAGCCAAGAAGTCCCAGCTTCTACAAAGTGTGTTCACGCTGAtggtttaaaatgcaaagtggCTCTCCCAAAAATAGCTgaatatgtttatatttaattctgctttttattatttgtttatatttgagCTTGTCATTTGTGTTTATCTGTGGAAAAATGACTTCACCCACTTAGCAGTTCTCTAGCAATCTGCCAGATCTGCTGTTTTGAGTAGGCACAGTTGCATGCGCACATGTAGCGATCTGATTTGTATAGATGTCCTCTTCTCAAAATGATAACTTAATGAGTGCTTCTGTGTGGTGTGTTGAGCaaataatatgtgtgtgtgtattattaaTAGAgatgggactttttttttttttttttcttcttagatATGCCTACTATAATGTCCGTCCCGCACACCCACTTCTTTCTATTCTTACTTGATTAGTACCACTCATGTGACCTTTCCTCACCTTTGACCTCTCACAACAATCTCTctccatcagcagcagcagtgtctgCATCTGGTTCCGGTAACAACATGTCTGGTCCTCCAGCCAACGGACTGTACCGCTCCATGCCTCAGCCTCAACCTcagccgcagcagcagcaggctccTCCACCCAGCAGCGGCCTGCCCTCCAGCTCATTCTACGGATCTGGATCAGTCCCTAACACCTCTCAGAGCAGCTCCCTTTTCTCTCACACCTCTGCTGCCCCACCACCCCCAAGCTCTTCCCTGGGCTTCAGCAGCACCGGCGGCTCTCTTGGCGTTGGCCTGGGCTCTGCTCTTGGGGGTTTTGGCTCTTCTGGTCAGTGGCTAAACAACATGCTGCTTGTAGAGGAAAATGGTCTTGTGTTAAATTTAAGTTTTGTGTTCTAAAAGTGCTTTGTTAATGATTTTTCAGTATCCAGCTCGACCAGTAGCAGTGTATCCCGCAGGGATTCCCTGTTGGCAAGTTCTGACCTATACAAACGAGGTGGCAGCAGTTTAACTCCCATTGGGCAGCCGTTTTATAACAGCCTGGGTTACTCCTCTTCACCTAGCCCCATTGGCCTTACACCAGGTCATTCCCCGCTCACTCCTCCGCCATCTTTGCCCTCTTCCCATGCATCCTCTTCCAGCCTTCACCTAGGTAAGCCTAAAGGGGGGATGTTTATCTTTGGTCGAATGTTGTTTTTGAGGTAGAAAATAAAGAAGCATTTGAGCCTGTTCGTAAGTGAGGATTGATGCGACTTAAATAGAATAGAACTTTAAATTGTCATCCCCTGTTAGGGGCAGCTTCAGTGAAATTGATGCTTGTAAATGAAATATTCAAAATTGTCTTATTTAATCCTAGGTGGCCTGACAAATGGCAGTGGTCGTTACATTTCTGCAGCTCCCGGAGCTGAGGCCAAATACCGGAGCACAGGCGGCACGTCCAGTCTCTTCAATTCCAGCAGCCAGTTGTTCCCTCCCTCACGGCCCCGCTACAGCCGCTCTGATGTCATGCCATCTGGACGCAGCCGCCTATTGGAAGACTTCAGGAACAACCGTTTTCCAAACCTCCAGCTCCGTGACTTGCCTGGACACATGGTGGAGTTCTCTCAAGACCAGCACGGATCCAGGTGACGGGCCTAATTTAATGCTTGAAAATGCCACAGCACAATAGAATATATAGGCTTTTTGGGAAATAATGAGTTTCTTTTAGGTCTCGTAAATGTAAGCCTtagccaaaaaagaaaaaaacgcaAAAAACTACATTGCAGTGTTACACTTTGTATAATGAGTCTTTGGAGTGTCTTTTTAATCGTTCACTGCTTCCTCCCATCTAGATTTATCCAACAGAAGCTAGAGAGGGCCACTCCTGCTGAGAGACAGATGGTGTTTGGAGAGATTTTGCAAGCAGCATACCAACTGATGACTGATGTATTTGGAAATTATGTCATCCAAAAGTTCTTTGAGGTTGGGAGTGTTAAAGTTCATCCTTGTGTCTTTTGAGTAACTGCACAGTATAAACTAAACTAGATTCCATTTATAATAGATTACTCTCATATTGTAATAGATTCCagcatatataatatattttttatgttgtcTCAGTTTGGAAGTGCAGACCAGAAACTTGCTTTAGCGACCCGTATCCGCGGACACGTCCTTCCCCTGGCGTTGCAGATGTATGGGTGCAGGGTCATTCAGAAAGCCCTGGAGTCCATTTCCTCAGACCAGCAGGTAATTGTAAGTGAGATTTCACTTCTTTAtaacctttttattttctattgaaAAGCATTTTATTCGTCCTTCATATTAAAGGCTTTGATTTAAACAGTCTTCTTTTACGATATACTTTGATgtcattttcttccatttagAGCGACATTGTCCGTGAGCTTGATGGCCATGTGCTGAAGTGTGTGAAAGACCAGAATGGGAACCATGTGGTACAGAAGTGCATTGAATGTGTCCAGCCTCAGGCCCTTCAATTCATCATTGATGCCTTCCAGGGACAGGTGggtcttttcagtttttgtttttgttttttagaataGCTGCCATATAATAAGCTGCCTTATAATGTAACTACCATTCAgtatagtttatttttgtagaCTCATGTGATCCGTAGGGTTGCATTAATATCTAAATCCTCTGATGTACTTTCACTACATGGTACAATAagtactgtttttattttctaggTTTTTGTACTTTCCACACACCCCTATGGCTGCAGAGTTATCCAAAGGATCTTGGAGCACTGCACCCAGGAGCAAACTCTGCCCATCCTGGAAGAGCTTCATCAGCACTCTGAACAGCTGGGCCAGGTGTGCACATCAATTTCCTCTCTGTCCCATTTTAAACTCCACGCTGACTGCCTTATTTTTGCTAGCTGCGACTGATCGCTGTTGACATTTATCATTTTATGTTGCGTATTTGCATGTGTCCTTCATGTTTgaacatttcatatttttagcCTGTCATTGTTCCTGTGTAGTTGTGGTCTGCTAAGTGTAAGGATGAATGTAATTGTGCTGTTAGCTGACATTACATCTGACATATGTGATTATTTAAACATCCACCCTGCCCCCCTCACTTATTCCATCTAGAAATATCAAGGCGTATCATTGGAGATGACACCCAAAACATATTATACAGTGTCCCGTGATGCACTGTTCAAGGTCAGAGCAATTTGCCTCTATCGCGGATGTCCCTGTGCTCACTTCCTTTTTcccctctttatttttttttaatcttttcttcTGTAAAGAATCTAATTTAACATTTAGTTTTCCAACTCCCAACATTTATAGTCCTTTCCTAACCCACTGAGCTGcctgttctttctttttcctcccttCTTGCTTTATGCCAGAGGATTTAGGGACATGCTAATCTGCTGTCTGATGATCCCTCTTTTGCCTACAGCATTTTTTGATCAGtctgtttttccctttttaaaaaaaaaaaaaaaaaaaaaaaatctaattttgcTAAAATTATAATTGTTTGATTCAAATCTAGGAGTTTGAAACTCTTTTATAACCAAATAGTTCACAAATGGTGTTTTAAAACCAACATAATGCAAGTTCATGTTAAAACAGATTGACAGAAAATGGTTCGGGAGGCAAATACTTCAAATTTAAAGGTGGAGATCACATTACCTACCCAACAAATTACCACTTTAACAAGCTTGGCAGTTGAGTGGTGTTATTTGTTGTTTGGTCAGTTAATTTTTTGTCTCCATCTTGCCGCACTAAAAATTACACCCGTAACTGTCTATCACCCGTTTCTGAAGGGGCAAAGATGCTATTGGTTGTGTTGCCTGGTCAGCGACACAAACCAGCAGCATCTGTTTTGTCTGACCTTCCGCAGTGATGACGTAAGGGTATTCGAAATACTACAAATGGGGGTGTCGCTCATTCATCGGCCAATCATTGTAGAGTTGCATGATTACCCTATCCTATCAATCGAGGCCAATGGGGAGAAAGTAGTGCATGAGTATCAATCATGTTCAGTTGTAtctcacagtttgtttgtttttttgttgttgtgattaATCTTGTTGAGATGACTTTGCCTTGCCCTTACATCTCTGTTGCCTCCTGCAGGATCAGTACGGTAACTACGTCATTCAGCATGTTTTGGAGCATGGCAGACCAGAAGATAAGAGCAAGATAGTGGCAGAGGTGCGCGGGAAGGTTCTTGTCCTGAGCCAGCATAAATTTGCAAGGTAAGCTAAGCAGTCTGTATGGATTAAGAGTGGGCTGTATATTGTTTGCAGATTTTGACATTAACAGGGCAGACGGTGAATATTCTGAAGTTCATTTTGTATGAAATGattgtgaaaaataaatattctgttGTGGGAGGGAAAGCGCTCACATTACTGTCAATATTAGAGCAGCTGTGTTTCTTCACACTTCTGCTGGTGTGAGGACAGATGTGAGTGATTTGCACTAGCATAACTAAGGAACATAAGTTGATGCATATCATCTGAAGATCAGTCGATacgctgttgttgtttttctacatCTTTCGAGTGTTTACATTTGTAAAAACCGGTTAATAGTAGGTTTATAACACGCAGGTTAACGACTCACATTTGGGCCTGATAGGAGATCATTTTAGGCCTGGGATAATTTATCAATAACCATGTGGTAACAATGGCAGGAAGTTCATAACCTAGATCTTTCTTGAGTCGAGGAAGATGGGAATGCTGAATTTTAGGTACCTGATGGTTCcatgttctttgtttttaaagcagagTCCATTCTGCTTAGCTTGGAGTAAATTCTTTTGTAATGTATAGGCGGCAGCATGATGGTACAGTGGTTATGGCTATCACCTCACAACAAGAATGTTCCTGGTTTGAATCTCCGGTTTGGCTCAGGCCTTGCTGTATGGAGTTTGTAAGTTCACCCTGTGCCTGCATGGGTTTCCTCGAGCTTCCTCTCACACTCTGAAGATATTCATTTTAGGCAGGTCCTGTGCTTGAAGTGTATAGCATAAAATTATGATTGAATGCTTGGTTAAGATGAGATATGCAGTGAAGTGCCTTGAGTGGTCCATAAGAATAGAAAAGTGCTTTCTTAATGTGAGTACATTAGCCAAGTAGATATTTTAAAAGACACGTCTATGTTGAACTAAATGTGTCTGTACGAGTCGTTATACCTGTCATATTGGTTTTCGCTCTTGTGGATGTGATGTGTTTGTCAGTGAGCAAACACGACTTTAGGCCAACTTTGGACCTTAATTAATTTtagtttgatttatttaattacATGGCTCACGATTATTGTGAATATGTGGGACAACGGATGTTGGCTAAGTAGGAGGAAAAGACCACAGAAGTTTCATGGAGGTAGGGACAGAGGGTgtagagggttggtgtgacagaggatcCTAGGGatggggtgagatggaggcagatgatccactgtgggGATCTTTAAAGGGAGAAGCCAAAAGTTGAGGACAAATCCTCGACTAGGAGCCAGTATCACAAAACAACTCCCACGTTCAGTTCCTGTAGTTAAACAAAAGTGGTTATCTACTTGTTTCGTAATACAAGGTTTTCCAGTCTTGCTACCATTAGCCAATTTGTAAAAATACACGTCTGCTGGCAGCAGAGTGGTATATTTTATAAATTTAAAAGATGAGCTGTAATATTAGGAAAAAATAAGATACTCACAAACTTAACATAACTGCTGCAATTAAACAGCAATATACAAGTGTATGAGTGTTTGACGGGAAAAGTGATCCTTGTAACTTTTAGAAAAGTGCTGTAAGAATATAGTAAATGACTAATATCCTCTGTAGTGTAACATGGAGCAGTCGGTAAGACTGTCTCAGTGGGCCATCATTGTAGCATATGTTTAGAGTTTTGTGTTTCATAAAATTCATAAACTTTTTCCAACTGAAGTTGTTAGAAAAAGTTTGGAATTCTAATCAATAAATGTCCTCAGCTTTAGGAATAAATTGCTGTGTAACTCTAAAATTGAACCTGTtagccaacagaaaaaaaaattaagctgGGAATAGTAGTCCCCTCTCCTAAAAGCCTGTGTCTGGTAGATTGTAAACTGATAGACAAAGGGCTTAGACACTCTAAAAACTAAATGCCCTTATTGGGATGGTCCAGTGGGGGAGGATTATCTGGAATTTTCTATAGTCAGTAGGTGGGAATGTTGTACATGTTGTTTTCTTATCAAACATAGCCTGGTTGTGTCAGGTGTAAAAGTAGGTCAAAGTAATCCTCCTTCATATTTCCCAAATTCAAGTGTACCCCATTAACAACCAGCCCTTGCATCACAGTTGGGGTCTTAGGTGTAAAACTTCAGAATAACCATGGCCTGTAACAGGTCAGCAAAAACTTAAACTAATTGAGCTGTTTGAACACACTGCCTAATAATTACAGTTTGctaacacacatgcaaacattgCACGTGatgccaaaaacaaaagaaaatgattcTAATATGCTGGCATCTCTCTGCTTCCATCTGTTCAGTTATAAACTTGAGTAACAGTAGCTTATTTTTCCCCCAGTAATGTGGTGGAGAAGTGTGTGATCCACTCCTCGCGTGCAGAGAGAGCTCTGCTGATAGATGAAGTGTGCTGCCAGAAAGACGGGCCCCACAGCGCCTTGTACACCATGATGAAAGACCAGTACGCCAACTATGTTGTCCAAAGAATGATCGACATGGCAGAACCTGCTCAGCGTAAAATCATCATGCACAAGGTGAGTCGTCTACTAAATGTGCTCATGTTAGTGGTAATGGGTGTTAGTGGGTGGGTTGTGGTCCATTTGATCCAGTGAATTCTATCTGTATTCTATAAGGTTTAGCAAAGCTTAAAAAGTCTAATCTGTTTATGTCCATAGTTTCTGACAAGTGATCAAATCGACTTGGCTGGTAAAAGTTTAACTGTGAAGTTTTATCAGTGGTATCCAGGGCGTTGCACAGCTCATTCAGATCATGAAACAGCCAATGTTAAAACAAGTGCCTGCGTTGGTGCTTTCAAGGACCCTTGATATGTGAAATATGACCAGAAAGACCTGTTTTTAGTCATGTTATCAGTGCCATTATGTGTACAACGATTGTATTTTGCATGAAAACAAAGTAATAACTAGGGTGTGCACTTCCATATGTATCTGCCAGCATTGTGTCCATTGTTTACATATTTTACATTACTCTTTGTGTACATCAGTGCAGGCTGTTGTGAAGGCTCTTGTGTTGACATCAAACTAGTtagtgctgtttttgtttttaaacatcaGTGTAGTGTTGGCACCGGAAATTTGCTAAAATATCTGCATTCTTTCTGCTGGCCAACAGGGGGCGACTCCTGTGGTTCCAAAAATAGCCATTTTTTTGTAGACTTCTGCAAAAAAATCACTTAACTCATGAATTCAGTAACCCTTTTACATACACAATCTCCGTCAGTAGTTTCAAGACTTAATGTAACATGATatgcattttgtaaattatgctACCCATAATTTGAAAACATGCCCATTCTTTACCCCTACTTCCAGATTTAAAATCAGTTGAGCTTCTTTGGCTTTTAAATGCAGTTATcatcttctcttctttctttaGATCCGGCCTCACATTGCCACTTTGCGTAAGTACACCTACGGGAAGCACATTCTAGCCAAGCTAGAGAAGTACTACATGAAGAGTGGATCTGAACTGGGTCCAATCGGCGGTCCCACGAATGGTCTGATGTAGTCACGTACACATCCCAGGTCCCCTGAACAAGTGGAGGAGTAGGAGCCCCAAACCCCCTGTTCTGTCTGAGATGCGCTCCTTAGCCATAGGGGTTAGCCTTTGACGCCCTCTGTTATCCCATCATTTGGGGGGGCAAGTTaccaaaaaaacaagacaagtcAACTTCACCTAAGAACGCTGTGACAACTGACCCCTGCCACTCTGCCACCCCTGGTGCAGGTCCCCAGCGTGGCCCCCAGGGGACGCACAGTCAGCAGGCtgtttattctttttgtttttcttttgttttcctccttttttttcttcttttttttccctgggTAAAGCACAAGCCCATTGTTAATGATGTAATTGATGTATTTGACTGGTTTTCATATTATCTTGTACATTTAGTTTTTTACCTTGTAAATTCTctgtagaaaaagaaattattacACATTTGCTGAAATTTACAGTTCTTACAATTAACACCAGCAAGTGACTTTATAAAGGCTAAACTGAGTGATCCTTTTAAAACACGATtccatttgtttttgtaaacaaaCAGCTGTTCTTATTAAGCTTAGGCaatttattataatatttgtatattatcccacacacagtttaaaaaaaaaaaaaagaaaaaggaaaaaaaagtgttttcccATGCCAAAGCAGCTGATGGATTAGTTTTCAAATAGCATCACATAGTATGGATGGACAGAAATCCCTCCATCCACAAGCGAGTACTATGCGTCACGTGCCACAGTCACCCAGAGGTCTTTGAGGCCGCTTTGCCAGCTCGGGGTTTGGAAATTGGTGCTTTACTCTAGGGTAGCGTTTGCCAGTGGTGGCTTTTTCTTGcctcgtttttttgttttttttcttttgtttttttttttttttttttttttcccacacccTTTGCgggagtgtgtgcatgtttggtTACTCCAGCAGCTC
Protein-coding sequences here:
- the pum2 gene encoding pumilio homolog 2 isoform X6, whose product is MSIPCSILGMNDVAWQETRGGMLHANGAPESGGVRVHGGGPLATVGGAGQAPGGPHIQGMDRVPNPTPGTPQPPLSGRSQDDATVGYFFQRQPGEQLVSCTPSKHRWPTGDANHVDQTAALGAFSDQSSVVRAVDEMNYDFQALALESRGMGELLPAKKLWDSDELAKDGRKGMLLGEEWRDHAWGSSHHSVSQPIMVQRRPGQGFHGNGDANSVLSPRSEGGGLGVSMVEYVLSSSPGDKMDGRYRNGGYGAGDADQDGREKSDAQEKVSPFEEDKSPEMKVGEESDPTKANGRGLLNGMDRDCKDFNPTPGSRQASPTEAVERMGPSQTGLEMMGQHHHPHVLQQQNPSQNKVQAEDFQNQEAQNMGGMEQQAGVESLQFDYAGNQIQVDSSGTPVGLFDYNSQQQLFQRSNPLTVQQLTAAQQQQYALAAAQQQHLAGLAPAFVPNPYIINAAPPGADPYTAAGLAAAATLAGPTVVPPQYYGVPWGVYPANLFQQQPASTANHSANQQASSQGPGPGQPQVMRTGTNQRPLTPGQGQQSQQESLAAAAAANPALAYTGMPGYQVLAPAAYYDQTGALVMGPGARTSLGGPVRLVQTPLLINHAAAQAAAAVSASGSGNNMSGPPANGLYRSMPQPQPQPQQQQAPPPSSGLPSSSFYGSGSVPNTSQSSSLFSHTSAAPPPPSSSLGFSSTGGSLGVGLGSALGGFGSSVSSSTSSSVSRRDSLLASSDLYKRGGSSLTPIGQPFYNSLGYSSSPSPIGLTPGHSPLTPPPSLPSSHASSSSLHLGGLTNGSGRYISAAPGAEAKYRSTGGTSSLFNSSSQLFPPSRPRYSRSDVMPSGRSRLLEDFRNNRFPNLQLRDLPGHMVEFSQDQHGSRFIQQKLERATPAERQMVFGEILQAAYQLMTDVFGNYVIQKFFEFGSADQKLALATRIRGHVLPLALQMYGCRVIQKALESISSDQQSDIVRELDGHVLKCVKDQNGNHVVQKCIECVQPQALQFIIDAFQGQVFVLSTHPYGCRVIQRILEHCTQEQTLPILEELHQHSEQLGQDQYGNYVIQHVLEHGRPEDKSKIVAEVRGKVLVLSQHKFASNVVEKCVIHSSRAERALLIDEVCCQKDGPHSALYTMMKDQYANYVVQRMIDMAEPAQRKIIMHKIRPHIATLRKYTYGKHILAKLEKYYMKSGSELGPIGGPTNGLM